One Choloepus didactylus isolate mChoDid1 chromosome 8, mChoDid1.pri, whole genome shotgun sequence DNA window includes the following coding sequences:
- the RTCB gene encoding RNA-splicing ligase RtcB homolog — protein MSRNYNDELQFLEKINKNCWRIKKGFVPNMQVEGVFYVNDALEKLMFEELRNACRGGGVGGFLPAMKQIGNVAALPGIVHRSIGLPDVHSGYGFAIGNMAAFDMNDSEAVVSPGGVGFDINCGVRLLRTNLDESDVQPVKEQLAQAMFDHIPVGVGSKGVIPMNAKDLEEALEMGVDWSLREGYAWAEDKEHCEEYGRMLQADPNKVSARAKKRGLPQLGTLGAGNHYAEIQVVDEIFNEYAAKKMGIDHKGQVCVMIHSGSRGLGHQVATDALVAMEKAMKRDKIIVNDRQLACARIASAEGQDYLKGMAAAGNYAWVNRSSMTFLTRQAFAKVFNTTPDDLDLHVIYDVSHNIAKVEQHVVDGKERTLLVHRKGSTRAFPPHHPLIAVDYQLTGQPVLIGGTMGTCSYVLTGTEQGMTETFGTTCHGAGRALSRAKSRRNLDFQDVLDKLADMGIAIRVASPKLVMEEAPESYKNVTDVVNTCHDAGISKKAIKLRPIAVIKG, from the exons ATGAGTCGCAACTACAATGATGAGCTACAGTTTttggaaaagatcaacaaaaacTGCTGGAGGATCAAGAAGGGCTTCGTGCCCAACATGCAG GTGGAAGGAGTTTTCTATGTGAATGATGCTCTGGAAAAATTAATGTTTGAGGAGTTAAGGAATGCCTGTCGAGGTGGTG GCGTTGGTGGCTTTCTGCCAGCCATGAAACAGATTGGCAACGTGGCTGCCCTGCCTGGGATTGTCCAT cGGTCTATTGGGCTACCTGATGTACATTCAGGTTATGGGTTTGCTATTGGGAATATGGCAGCCTTTGATATGAATGACTCTGAAGCAGTGGTATCCCCAG GTGGTGTCGGATTTGACATCAATTGCGGTGTCCGCTTGCTAAGAACGAATTTAGATGAAAGTGATGTCCAGCCTGTGAAGGAGCAACTTGCCCAAGCTATGTTTGACCACATTCCTGTTGGGGTAGGATCAAAAGGTGTCATCCCAATGAATGCCAA AGATCTGGAGGAGGCCTTGGAGATGGGTGTGGACTGGTCCTTAAGAGAAGGCTATGCCTGGGCTGAAGATAAGGAGCACTGTGAGGAGTATGGAAGGATGCTGCAAGCTGACCCCAATAAGGTCTCTGCAAGGGCCAAAAAAAGAGGCCTTCCTCAG CTGGGGACCTTGGGAGCAGGCAACCACTATGCAGAAATCCAGGTTGTGGATGAGATTTTCAATGAGTATGCTGCTAAGAAAATGGGCATCGACCATAAGGGGCAGGTGTGCGTGATGATCCACAGTGGCAGCAGAGGCTTAGGCCACCAAGTAGCCACAG ATGCACTGGTAGCTATGGAAAAAGCCATGAAGAGAGACAAAATTATAGTCAATGACCGTCAGCTGGCTTGTGCTCGAATTGCCTCTGCCGAGGGTCAGGACTACCTGAAGGGAATGGCAGCGGCTGGAAATTATGCCTGGGTCAACCGCTCGTCCATGACCTTCTTAACTCGTCAG GCTTTTGCCAAAGTCTTCAACACAACCCCTGATGACTTGGACCTACACGTGATCTATGATGTTTCCCACAATATTGCCAAAGTAGAGCAGCATGTGGTGGATGGAAAGGAGCGGACACTATTAGTCCACAGGAAGGGGTCCACCCGAGcattccctccccaccaccccctcaTTGCTGTTGACTACCAG CTCACAGGACAACCAGTACTTATTGGAGGCACTATGGGAACCTGTAGTTACGTTCTTACGGGCACTGAACAGGGAATGACGGAAACCTTTGGAACAACCTGTCATGGAGCG GGCCGTGCATTGTCCCGAGCAAAATCTCGACGTAATTTAGATTTCCAGGATGTCTTAGACAAATTGGCAGATATGGGAATTGCGATCCGTGTTGCCTCACCCAAACTGGTTATGGAAGAG